Proteins from a genomic interval of Deinococcus sp. QL22:
- a CDS encoding HEAT repeat domain-containing protein — MLILPSAVQLRHLLDQAIPQRQPDAQGAARLQAFLETVPSSGWVRLEELWRQAFSSGWEGSGGLWTWTHDVRGRGTPRWRPWLERHAPELNSMPGVLTALAFSPDGYLREAAVHLLTTSESPLSTAALLIRANDWVAPVQAAAAHALAQRLSEPFVAHWAQHLALVDRLEHVGRADLRPLVAGARALLRTEGGVNAVKSVLPSADRGTRLAVLRVVEGLAEPERTEWLDVFGRDSHAPLRRRFAQLAALSRLPPLLADRDAGIRHTALIRLIDATPAPQTPDFLFTALFDPRSGIRSLAQYTLRQRGTDVQAVYLAEDEQQLTTSPLAGWIAGLSELGEVGAVSRLEPLLAHPQAQVRLETLRALGRLSPQDHVEVFELSLFRTSPEARTAEAVLMAAKLITRNRLNSLWNWAQDAPSRQRLLRLAMHLPRFDAVEVLVTWRPSLAADQRVMVDERLMSLLAGYSTRFSLRPSGLQHERLRHLLSGNDLDSSVRAALQVVVA, encoded by the coding sequence GTGCTCATCCTTCCTTCCGCAGTTCAGTTGCGGCACCTGCTGGATCAGGCCATCCCACAGAGGCAGCCCGACGCTCAAGGAGCGGCCCGGCTGCAAGCGTTTCTTGAAACGGTTCCGTCCTCTGGTTGGGTACGCTTGGAGGAGCTGTGGCGGCAAGCGTTTTCTTCTGGCTGGGAAGGCTCTGGCGGTCTCTGGACTTGGACACATGACGTTCGGGGGCGGGGAACGCCGCGCTGGCGTCCTTGGCTGGAACGGCATGCCCCTGAGTTGAACTCCATGCCCGGCGTCCTCACCGCCCTGGCCTTCAGTCCCGATGGCTACCTGCGCGAAGCGGCGGTGCACCTCTTGACGACCAGCGAAAGCCCCTTGTCTACGGCTGCGCTGCTGATCCGGGCCAACGATTGGGTGGCCCCAGTTCAGGCGGCGGCGGCCCATGCTTTGGCGCAGCGGCTGAGCGAGCCGTTCGTCGCTCACTGGGCACAGCACCTCGCCTTGGTTGATCGTCTGGAACACGTGGGGCGTGCGGATCTCCGGCCACTGGTGGCGGGAGCACGTGCCCTGCTGCGGACAGAGGGTGGGGTAAACGCCGTGAAGTCGGTGTTGCCCTCAGCAGACCGGGGGACGCGCCTCGCGGTGCTGCGCGTCGTTGAGGGACTCGCCGAACCGGAGCGCACCGAGTGGCTGGACGTCTTTGGACGAGATTCACACGCGCCTCTGCGTCGCCGATTCGCCCAACTGGCCGCCCTCAGCCGGTTGCCTCCTCTGTTGGCCGACCGTGACGCGGGAATCCGCCACACCGCCCTAATCCGCCTGATTGACGCGACGCCCGCACCTCAAACACCAGATTTTCTCTTCACGGCCCTCTTTGATCCTCGGAGTGGAATTCGTTCCTTGGCGCAGTACACCTTGCGTCAGCGGGGCACCGACGTCCAGGCAGTGTATCTGGCTGAGGATGAACAGCAGCTGACCACCTCTCCCCTGGCAGGCTGGATCGCCGGCCTCTCTGAGTTGGGGGAAGTGGGCGCTGTCAGCCGACTCGAACCTCTTCTGGCTCATCCCCAGGCCCAGGTGCGGCTGGAAACCCTTCGCGCTTTGGGTCGGCTGTCTCCTCAAGATCACGTGGAAGTGTTCGAGTTGTCCCTGTTCCGCACCAGCCCGGAAGCCCGGACAGCAGAGGCAGTGCTGATGGCTGCCAAACTCATCACACGAAATCGTCTGAACTCCCTGTGGAATTGGGCACAGGACGCCCCTTCCCGACAGCGGTTGCTGCGCCTCGCAATGCACTTGCCACGCTTCGATGCTGTAGAGGTTCTGGTGACGTGGCGGCCCAGCCTGGCTGCCGACCAGCGAGTGATGGTAGACGAGCGACTGATGTCCTTGCTCGCGGGGTACAGCACGCGCTTTTCTCTTCGGCCCAGTGGCCTGCAGCACGAACGGCTCCGACACCTCTTAAGCGGAAACGATCTTGACAGCAGCGTAAGAGCAGCATTGCAGGTGGTAGTAGCCTGA
- a CDS encoding RNA ligase family protein, with translation MTERPLGMKTYGRIPHLPGSHLTPADRTISEREARRATRDALPGDQVWVHEKLDGSNLAVARIGDQVLALTRAGYRAESSRRPQAQLFAAWVEHHAERFLGLLQPGERVIGEWLLFAHGTQYQLAHEPFVAFDLMQGKDRVPWAQLTGRLGSSLVTPQLHAAQAGDPSALFQTIGTGGHGAVERPEGLVYRVERGGQVDFLAKWVRPDYQTGLYFEADEAVLPNQLRSEDAELLIRLGHRLGLPDSPC, from the coding sequence ATGACAGAGCGTCCCCTCGGCATGAAGACCTACGGCCGGATTCCCCACCTGCCGGGCAGCCACCTGACCCCGGCAGACCGCACCATTTCCGAACGGGAAGCGCGTCGGGCCACGAGAGACGCCTTGCCGGGCGATCAGGTCTGGGTGCACGAAAAACTGGACGGCAGCAATCTGGCGGTGGCCCGCATCGGTGACCAAGTGTTGGCGCTCACCCGTGCGGGCTACCGGGCCGAGTCGAGCCGCAGACCTCAGGCCCAGTTGTTCGCCGCCTGGGTGGAACATCACGCTGAGCGCTTTCTGGGTCTCCTTCAGCCCGGCGAACGGGTCATCGGAGAATGGCTGCTGTTCGCCCACGGCACCCAATACCAGCTGGCCCACGAACCCTTTGTGGCTTTCGATTTGATGCAGGGGAAAGACCGAGTGCCGTGGGCGCAACTGACAGGCCGCCTGGGATCTTCACTGGTCACGCCTCAGTTACACGCGGCTCAGGCAGGTGACCCGTCTGCTTTGTTCCAGACGATTGGAACAGGCGGTCATGGAGCCGTGGAAAGACCTGAAGGCTTGGTCTACCGGGTAGAGCGTGGGGGTCAGGTCGATTTCCTGGCCAAGTGGGTGCGTCCGGACTATCAGACAGGCCTGTACTTTGAAGCGGATGAAGCCGTGCTGCCGAATCAACTGCGCTCTGAAGATGCCGAACTGCTGATACGGTTGGGTCACCGCCTGGGTTTGCCGGACTCCCCGTGTTGA
- a CDS encoding nucleotidyl transferase AbiEii/AbiGii toxin family protein, with amino-acid sequence MSGPSELQPLLRGWLRRAGQHPATSDWVLRGSLVTRTLCGQGRVPADVDYLVSSPYQPDTLAAVIAEVAQLSDYGTRLTLTRTEAIWAETSFPGLRAFLVGQHNGQEQHFQVDFSFGDPMAQAAVTLLMPEVGPVLACPAETLWAWKLHGLVEFGPGKWRGKDLYDLHLLQTSLRLDFSVLPEVVVLAFSSRQTPLSDLDELRTRDSWGCSVSNGRKWRTFQRRAGVQAEFLEVRNGVRAVVDTVMNTALTETA; translated from the coding sequence GTGAGCGGGCCTTCAGAGCTTCAACCCTTGCTGCGGGGCTGGTTGCGGCGGGCAGGACAACACCCGGCGACCTCGGACTGGGTGCTGCGCGGCAGTCTGGTCACCCGCACCCTGTGCGGGCAAGGGCGTGTGCCCGCCGATGTGGACTATTTGGTGTCCAGCCCCTATCAGCCGGACACGTTGGCCGCCGTGATTGCTGAAGTAGCGCAGCTTTCAGACTACGGTACACGGCTGACCTTGACGCGCACCGAAGCCATCTGGGCCGAGACGTCCTTTCCCGGCCTGCGGGCTTTTTTGGTCGGCCAGCACAACGGGCAGGAGCAGCACTTTCAGGTCGATTTCTCTTTCGGTGACCCGATGGCGCAGGCTGCAGTGACGTTGCTGATGCCCGAAGTCGGCCCCGTCCTTGCCTGCCCCGCGGAAACCCTGTGGGCCTGGAAGCTGCACGGTCTGGTGGAGTTCGGCCCCGGAAAGTGGCGGGGCAAAGATCTGTACGATCTCCACTTGCTGCAGACCTCCCTGCGACTCGACTTCAGCGTCTTACCCGAAGTGGTGGTCCTGGCCTTCTCCAGCCGTCAGACGCCCCTGAGCGATCTGGACGAGTTGCGAACCCGGGACAGTTGGGGCTGCTCGGTGTCTAATGGCCGCAAATGGCGCACCTTCCAGCGCCGCGCTGGGGTTCAAGCGGAGTTTCTGGAAGTCCGGAATGGCGTGCGAGCAGTGGTGGACACAGTGATGAACACTGCCCTCACCGAGACCGCCTGA